The genome window CAATAGGTGCTATTACAAAAGGTCTTAAGGGTGAAGAACTTGCAGAAATAGGATTAATGGTAAAAGCTGGAGTTGTTGCAATATCCGATGATGGGGAAACCCCAAAAGACTCAAAGCTTTTAAGAAACGCTATGGATTATGCAAGAAGCCTTGGTATTCCTGTTTTCTGCCATAGTGAGGATAAGAGTCTATCAAGTGGTGGTCATATGAATGAAGGTTACCTTTCAAGTTATCTTGGTGTTCCTGGTATGCCGAAAGAAGCCGAAGATATAGGAACTATGAGAGATATTCTGCTGGCAAAACTTACAAAAGCTCACGTTCACATCTGCCACGTTTCAAGTTCAGGAGCTCTAAAGATAATAGAAAAGGCAAAGAAAGAAGGAGTAAACGTAACCTGCGAAATTACTCCGCACCACTTTACCCTTACAGAAGAGGCTGTGAGAAACTTTGATACAAATGCAAAGATGTGTCCTCCGTTAAGGACAGAAGAAGACGTTAAATCCTGTAAAGAAGCTCTTAAAACAGGCATTGCTGATGTAATAGCAACTGACCACGCTCCCCATACTGTAGATGAGAAAAATGTTGAATTCTGTAAAGCTCCGTTTGGAATTATTGGCTTTCAAACAATGTTGTCTTTATCTTTAAATCTTGTTAGGGAAGGCTATTTAACCCTTTCTCAGTTAATAGAAAAACTTTCGACTAAACCCGCAAGAATAATAAGGAAGAATGATATCGGAACTTTGAAAGTAGGAAGTAGAGCGAACATTACAATTTTTGATGAGAATGAAGAGTATGTCTTTACGAAAGAAATGATAAGGTCTAAGAGCCTTAATACACCTTTCTTAGGTTGGAAATTAAAAGGAAAAGTTAAATTTACCATTTATAATGGTAAAATAGTTTATAAAGATTTGTAAGGAGTTTATATGCCGCAAGGAACCAGTTTTTTTGATTTATTTTTCATATTTCTCTTATTTTTCTCTTTGTGGCCCTTATTCCAACAGAAAAACCTTGAATGGGCAAGGCTAAGACTCATTAAAGACTTAGAGAAAAAGAGAAAATCAAGAGTAATAACAATGATCCATCGCCAGGAACGTCTTGCCCTTATGGGATTCCCCCTGATGAGATATATCACCATAGAAGATTCTGAAAGGATATTAAGAGCTATTAGAATGACTCCAAAGGACATGCCTATAGACCTAATAATCCATACTCCAGGAGGACTTGCTCTTGCAGCAACACAAATAGCTTCTGCTCTTATAAAACATAAAAGTCCTGTAAGGGTGATTGTTCCTCACTATGCAATGTCTGGTGGAACTCTTATAGCTCTTGCTGCTGATGAAATAATAATGGATGAGAATGCGGTACTTGGTCCTCTAGATCCTCAGCTTGGTCAATTTCCTGCACCATCCATTCTAAAGGCTTTTAAAATGAAAAAAGAGAATTTAAAAGATGAGATGCTAATACTTGCAGACGTTGCAGAAAAATCGTTGGCACAGATGAAAAATACAATCATGAAAATCCTTTTAGCAAAAGGACACAGTAAAGAGAAGGCAGAAGAGATAGCCGATCTTCTAACCTGTGGGTATTGGACTCACGACTATCCGCTTACTGCTGATGTTATAAAAGATTTAGGACTTAATGTGTCAACAGAAGTTCCAGATGAGGTTTATGACCTTATGGAACTTTACTATCAGCCTTCTGGGCAAACTTCTGTTCAGTACATTCCAGTACCTTATGGAGAACCTAAGAAGGGAGAAATTCCTGTTAAGAAACCCCATTAGGAGTAAGAATGTTCAAGGTAGGAGATAAGGTTGCTTGTCCTCCCCATGGCGTAGGAGTAATTGAAGGAAAAGAAGAAAGAGAAGTGGGAGGGAAGAAAGTTCTATACTTTAGGATTTCTTTAGTAGGGAAGAACATGTCAATTCTTGTTCCGGAAAGTAGTATAGAGGTTTCGGGGATTAGACCGGTATTATCAACGGAAGAGGTGGAAGAGATACTTAGATTCTTAAGTGAAGTTCCTACAAATATAAGTGAAAAATGGACGGTAAGGCATAGACTTAATGTTGATAGACTAAAGACAGGAGAGATAAAAGAACTTGCAACTGTTGTTAGAAATCTATCCTATAGATCAAAAGATAAAGAACTGTCCTATTCAGAAAAGAGAATGTTTGAGGAGGCGTTTAGTAAACTTTCTGAGGAAATAGCTCTTGTCCTTGGAGAACCGGTAAGAAAAGTAAAGCAAAAGATAAGAAAAATCCTCAAAGAGGTTCAAAAGTAGATGCTGATGTCAAAGCTTCTAGGGGGATTTTTCTTACTCTTACTGTTCATATCTACTGTGATTTTTAAGAACTATGGGTTTACTTTAACTCAATCTTTAATTATTGGAATATTTCTTACAGCAGCTTCCTTTCTCTTTTATCAATTTGTAATGAAGAGAAGACTTAAGGTAAAAATAGTTCTTCTCTTTTTAGCTGGATTTTTCCTAGGGCTTTACCTTGCCAAGGGTATTACTCTTTCTCTCTATTCAATATTTACAAACTTTCCATACCTTCAAGAAATAGTCTTCTTGACCCTGCCGTATCTTTTGGGTTTTACTGCTAGTGAAATAGGGAAGGATAAGTCTTTTTCAGAGCTTTTAAAAGATGAACAAGGACTATACTGCACTTCTAAAGTTGTTGATACAAGTGCACTCATAGATGGTAGGATTGTGGAGATTGCAAAAGTTGGTTTTGTAGAAGGAAAGCTAATAATTCCAAGGTTTGTCCTTGAAGAACTACAATCCCTTGCTGATTCTACTGATCCTATGATAAGAACGAAAGGAAAAAAAGGTCTTGAAATAGTTTCAGAGCTGAAGACTTTAAAGTACGTACCTGTTGAGATCTTTGAAAGAGATATTCCGTGGATAAAGGACGTTGACTCAAAGCTTGTAGAACTTTCAAGAAGGTTAAAGGCAAAACTTATTACTACTGACTATAACCTTAACAAGATTGCTTCAATTAAAGGAGTTGAGATTCTAAATATAAATGACCTTGCAAACGCCCTAAAACCTGTAGTTGCAGTAGGGGAAGAGCTTGTTGTTTTCCTTGTAAAAGAGGGTAAAGAGAAAAACCAAG of Desulfurobacteriaceae bacterium contains these proteins:
- a CDS encoding ATP-dependent Clp protease proteolytic subunit is translated as MPQGTSFFDLFFIFLLFFSLWPLFQQKNLEWARLRLIKDLEKKRKSRVITMIHRQERLALMGFPLMRYITIEDSERILRAIRMTPKDMPIDLIIHTPGGLALAATQIASALIKHKSPVRVIVPHYAMSGGTLIALAADEIIMDENAVLGPLDPQLGQFPAPSILKAFKMKKENLKDEMLILADVAEKSLAQMKNTIMKILLAKGHSKEKAEEIADLLTCGYWTHDYPLTADVIKDLGLNVSTEVPDEVYDLMELYYQPSGQTSVQYIPVPYGEPKKGEIPVKKPH
- a CDS encoding PIN domain-containing protein, with the protein product MSKLLGGFFLLLLFISTVIFKNYGFTLTQSLIIGIFLTAASFLFYQFVMKRRLKVKIVLLFLAGFFLGLYLAKGITLSLYSIFTNFPYLQEIVFLTLPYLLGFTASEIGKDKSFSELLKDEQGLYCTSKVVDTSALIDGRIVEIAKVGFVEGKLIIPRFVLEELQSLADSTDPMIRTKGKKGLEIVSELKTLKYVPVEIFERDIPWIKDVDSKLVELSRRLKAKLITTDYNLNKIASIKGVEILNINDLANALKPVVAVGEELVVFLVKEGKEKNQGVGYLDDGTMVVVDNAKHLIGHKVKVLVNNLLQTSSGKIIFARPKEVIK
- a CDS encoding CarD family transcriptional regulator; amino-acid sequence: MFKVGDKVACPPHGVGVIEGKEEREVGGKKVLYFRISLVGKNMSILVPESSIEVSGIRPVLSTEEVEEILRFLSEVPTNISEKWTVRHRLNVDRLKTGEIKELATVVRNLSYRSKDKELSYSEKRMFEEAFSKLSEEIALVLGEPVRKVKQKIRKILKEVQK
- a CDS encoding dihydroorotase, which gives rise to MSLLIKGGRVVDPSQKIDGQFDILIENGRILRLEKNIKSSEASEVIEADGLIVSPGFIDLHAHLRDPGYEWKEDIETGSLAAVAGGITSVCAMANTEPVNDNPAITRYIIEKAEKVGLCDVFPIGAITKGLKGEELAEIGLMVKAGVVAISDDGETPKDSKLLRNAMDYARSLGIPVFCHSEDKSLSSGGHMNEGYLSSYLGVPGMPKEAEDIGTMRDILLAKLTKAHVHICHVSSSGALKIIEKAKKEGVNVTCEITPHHFTLTEEAVRNFDTNAKMCPPLRTEEDVKSCKEALKTGIADVIATDHAPHTVDEKNVEFCKAPFGIIGFQTMLSLSLNLVREGYLTLSQLIEKLSTKPARIIRKNDIGTLKVGSRANITIFDENEEYVFTKEMIRSKSLNTPFLGWKLKGKVKFTIYNGKIVYKDL